One window of Candidatus Mycobacterium wuenschmannii genomic DNA carries:
- the prcA gene encoding proteasome subunit alpha produces MSFPYFISPEQAMRERSELARKGIARGRSVVALVYSGGVLFVAENPSRSLQKISELYDRVGFAAAGKFNEFDNLRRGGIQFADTRGYAYDRRDVTGRQLANVYAQTLGTIFTEQAKPYEVELCVAEVAHYGETKAPELYRITYDGSIADEPHYVVMGGTTEPVTNALKDSYAENANLADAVHIAVNALEVGRAEGSGNDQPPLGVSNLEVAILDANRPRRAFRRITGAALERLVPERNGSGSSDDSAEKTSS; encoded by the coding sequence ATGAGCTTTCCGTACTTCATCTCGCCCGAACAGGCGATGCGGGAGCGCAGCGAACTCGCCCGTAAGGGCATCGCGCGCGGCCGTAGTGTGGTCGCGCTGGTCTACTCCGGGGGCGTGCTGTTCGTCGCCGAGAACCCTTCGCGCTCACTGCAGAAGATCAGCGAACTGTACGACCGCGTCGGCTTCGCAGCAGCCGGCAAGTTCAACGAATTCGACAACCTGCGCCGCGGCGGAATCCAATTCGCCGACACCCGCGGCTACGCCTACGACCGCCGCGACGTGACCGGCCGCCAGCTAGCCAACGTCTACGCGCAGACGCTCGGCACGATCTTCACCGAGCAGGCCAAGCCATATGAGGTCGAGCTGTGCGTCGCCGAGGTTGCACATTACGGCGAGACGAAAGCACCTGAGCTGTACCGGATTACCTACGACGGGTCGATCGCCGACGAGCCGCATTACGTGGTGATGGGCGGTACGACCGAGCCGGTGACCAATGCGCTCAAGGACTCCTACGCCGAGAACGCCAACCTGGCCGACGCCGTGCACATCGCGGTCAACGCGCTCGAGGTCGGACGGGCCGAGGGGTCCGGCAACGACCAGCCGCCGCTGGGGGTGTCGAATCTCGAGGTCGCCATCCTCGACGCCAACCGCCCGCGGCGCGCGTTTCGTCGCATCACCGGGGCGGCGCTGGAGCGTCTGGTGCCCGAACGGAACGGCTCTGGGTCGTCGGACGACTCAGCGGAGAAGACGTCGTCATAG
- the prcB gene encoding proteasome subunit beta, with product MTWPNRDRLATNSALPGSASGGLSSFSDYLRREAPELLPASFGGEGVTPSSALPHGTTIVALKYPGGVLLAGDRRSTQGNMIAGRDVQKVYITDDYTATGIAGTAAIAVEFARLYAVELEHYEKLEGVPLTFAGKVNRLAIMVRGNLAAAMQGLVALPLLVGFDIDDPEPEKAGRIVSFDAAGGWNLEEEGYQSVGSGSLFAKSSVKKLYSQVRDADSALRVAVEALYDAADDDSATGGPDLVRGIFPTAVTIGVDGAINVAEQRIAELAREVIQTRSRADTFGPDAADHPGIDS from the coding sequence GTGACCTGGCCTAACCGCGATCGCCTGGCCACAAATTCTGCCCTTCCCGGATCCGCCTCTGGCGGCCTGTCCTCCTTTTCCGACTACCTGCGCCGCGAGGCGCCGGAGTTGTTGCCCGCGAGCTTCGGCGGCGAGGGAGTCACGCCGAGTTCCGCGCTGCCGCACGGCACCACGATTGTCGCGCTGAAATACCCGGGCGGGGTTCTGCTCGCCGGTGACCGGCGCTCGACACAAGGCAACATGATCGCCGGGCGCGACGTGCAGAAGGTGTACATCACCGACGATTACACCGCGACCGGGATCGCCGGCACCGCGGCCATCGCGGTCGAATTCGCGCGCCTTTACGCCGTCGAACTCGAGCATTACGAAAAGCTCGAAGGGGTGCCGCTGACCTTCGCCGGTAAGGTGAACCGGCTCGCAATCATGGTGCGCGGCAACCTCGCTGCGGCGATGCAGGGTCTGGTGGCGCTGCCACTGCTGGTCGGATTCGACATCGACGACCCCGAACCGGAGAAGGCGGGCCGCATCGTGTCCTTCGACGCGGCCGGCGGATGGAACCTCGAAGAGGAGGGCTACCAGTCGGTGGGCTCGGGTTCGCTGTTCGCCAAGTCGTCGGTTAAGAAGCTGTATTCGCAAGTGCGGGACGCCGATTCGGCGCTGCGCGTCGCGGTGGAGGCGCTCTACGATGCGGCCGACGACGACTCGGCCACCGGTGGGCCGGACCTGGTGCGGGGGATCTTCCCGACCGCGGTCACGATCGGTGTCGACGGCGCCATCAATGTCGCCGAACAGCGGATCGCTGAGCTGGCCCGGGAAGTCATCCAAACACGCTCCCGCGCCGACACTTTCGGGCCGGACGCCGCCGACCACCCGGGAATTGACTCATGA
- a CDS encoding ubiquitin-like protein Pup, with amino-acid sequence MAQEQTKRGGGGGDDDDLTGSTAAGQERREKLTEETDDLLDEIDDVLEENAEDFVRAYVQKGGQ; translated from the coding sequence ATGGCCCAGGAGCAGACCAAGCGCGGTGGTGGTGGCGGCGATGACGACGACCTCACTGGCAGCACGGCCGCGGGCCAAGAGCGTCGCGAAAAGCTGACCGAAGAGACCGACGACCTGCTGGATGAGATCGACGATGTTCTGGAAGAGAACGCCGAAGACTTCGTTCGCGCATACGTCCAAAAGGGCGGACAGTGA
- the dop gene encoding pup deamidase/depupylase yields MQRIIGTEVEYGISSPSDPTANPILTSTQAVLAYAAAAGIQRAKRTRWDYEVESPLRDARGFDLSRSAGPPPVVDADEVGAANMILTNGARLYVDHAHPEYSAPECTDPLDAVIWDKAGERVMEAAARHVASVPGAAKLQLYKNNIDNKGASYGSHENYLMSRQTPFSAVIAGLTPFLVSRQVVTGSGRVGIGPSGDEAGFQLSQRSDYIEVEVGLETTLKRGIINTRDEPHADADRYRRLHVIIGDANLSETSTYLKLGTTALALDLIEDGPAHGIDLSDLALARPVHAVHAVSRDPSLRATVALADGRELTALALQRIYLERVAKLIDARDPDPRASDVVETWAHVLDLLERDPMECADLLDWPAKLRLLEGFRHRENLSWSAPRLHLVDLQYSDVRLDKGLYNRLVARGSMKRLVTEQQVIDAVENPPTDTRAYFRGECLRRFGADIAAASWDSVIFDLGGDSLVRIPTLEPLRGSKAHVGALLDSVDSAVELVEQLTT; encoded by the coding sequence ATGCAACGAATTATCGGAACGGAGGTCGAATACGGCATCTCGTCGCCGTCTGACCCGACCGCCAACCCGATCCTGACTTCGACGCAGGCGGTGCTCGCCTACGCCGCCGCCGCCGGAATCCAGCGCGCCAAGCGCACTCGCTGGGACTACGAAGTGGAATCCCCGTTGCGGGATGCCCGCGGTTTCGACCTGAGCCGGTCGGCGGGCCCACCACCGGTGGTGGACGCCGACGAGGTCGGCGCGGCGAACATGATCCTGACCAACGGCGCCCGGCTCTATGTCGACCACGCTCACCCGGAGTACTCCGCGCCGGAGTGCACCGATCCGCTGGACGCGGTGATCTGGGACAAGGCCGGCGAGCGCGTGATGGAGGCCGCCGCACGGCACGTCGCCAGCGTCCCGGGCGCAGCCAAGCTGCAGCTCTACAAGAACAACATCGACAACAAGGGCGCCTCCTACGGGTCGCACGAGAACTACCTGATGAGTCGCCAGACGCCGTTCTCGGCGGTGATCGCCGGGCTGACGCCGTTCCTGGTGTCCCGCCAGGTCGTCACGGGATCCGGCCGCGTCGGCATCGGCCCGTCCGGCGACGAAGCGGGATTCCAGCTCTCGCAGCGCTCCGACTACATCGAGGTCGAGGTCGGCCTGGAGACCACGCTCAAGCGCGGCATCATCAACACCCGCGACGAGCCGCACGCCGATGCCGACCGTTACCGCCGGCTGCACGTGATCATCGGCGACGCGAACCTCTCCGAGACGTCGACCTATCTGAAGCTGGGCACCACCGCGTTGGCGCTCGATCTGATCGAGGACGGCCCCGCACACGGAATCGACCTCAGCGACCTGGCGCTGGCCCGTCCGGTGCACGCCGTGCACGCGGTCAGCCGCGACCCGTCGCTGCGCGCCACCGTCGCCCTGGCCGACGGCCGCGAGCTGACCGCCCTTGCGCTGCAACGGATTTACCTCGAACGGGTGGCGAAGCTGATCGATGCCCGCGACCCAGACCCGCGCGCGAGCGATGTCGTCGAGACCTGGGCGCACGTGCTCGACCTGCTCGAGCGCGACCCGATGGAATGCGCCGATCTGCTGGATTGGCCGGCCAAGCTGCGCCTGCTCGAGGGATTCCGGCACCGGGAGAACCTGAGCTGGTCGGCACCGCGACTGCACCTGGTCGACCTGCAGTACTCCGACGTCCGGCTGGACAAGGGTCTGTACAACAGGCTGGTGGCGCGGGGTTCGATGAAGCGTCTTGTCACCGAGCAGCAGGTGATCGACGCCGTCGAGAACCCGCCAACCGACACCCGGGCCTATTTCCGCGGGGAGTGCCTGCGCCGGTTCGGCGCCGACATTGCCGCGGCCAGTTGGGACTCCGTGATTTTCGATCTCGGTGGTGATTCACTGGTCCGCATTCCGACCCTGGAACCGCTGCGCGGGAGCAAAGCGCACGTCGGGGCGCTGCTGGACTCGGTGGACAGCGCCGTCGAGCTGGTCGAACAACTCACCACCTAA